GAGGAAGCGGTTAGGCTGCAGAGGAAATTTTTCACGAGGCAGATTGGCCAGACAGTGGAGCAGGGCCACAGTGCCGCATGCATTACCGAcagtctgcagagaagacaaaaaaaGCCGGGAAGTCACCACCGAAGTCCTCGCTGCTGTGTCCCAAACACACGGAGACGATCCAGAGTCTTTGTGTACACACTCACACTGGTAGACAACCGAATTGTCCGTGGGCATGCCAACCCAAAGTCAAAGATATGACTCATACTACATCTTGCCATTAATCGAATCAGACAGAGGAACTGACATCACacggctgtctctctctgtctcatatatatatatatatatatatgtaaatataaatacatatatatatatatatatgcatatgcgcCATTTTTAGCACGAGATTATCGAGACAAAgtcctatatatatatatatttatgtatatttatgtatatttatacagTGCTggaggtgtgtgtgtgtgtttcttcgttgtgtgtctctctcttttgtcgaCCAAaacgtctcctctctcggagGATAGACGAGGCTTCTgcgggggagagagagactgactTGCTTGGTGAACCAGACGTTGTTCAGCGACTGTCCGGCCGTCTGTTTGTCTTGCTCTCTGCGGcctttctccgtcgcctcaGTGATGgggaagagcagcagaacaGCGACTGTGGGGTGCGCCACCATTTCTGCCGCCCACGACTCCAGAGCGAGGACGTCCTCGAAGGAGAGGAGTGCCTCGTGAccctcgtgtctcttctctgtctctccaccgtgCTCGACGGCGGCAGCGACTGGGCCGCCGAGCTCGTTGACGTACTGCGCAAAGAGCAGCGGATCTGCCTCCAGAGGAAGCcacttgcatgcgctcttCCCCTCCATCTCCACGCCcacgagaggaaaggcaagcCGGAGCACGCTGGAAGGCAGcagcgagcgagaagcgaagagacggaagaaagagagacggaagagagacagaggcgcgacagagaagaagacagagaatccgacaaaaaacggagaggagaagagcagcacaagagagcgacagatAGTGTaggagagagcggaaggGGGAAAAGGTTGTAGAGAGGACGCTTtggagacgagaggcgaagaaagaggaggggCACTGACGTAAATatggaggaagacgcaagcgagagccgcgaaaagacgaaaggGGATTAAAACCGGAACATGCGAGGGAagacgctggagaaaagaggaacgaaagaCCAAGTCGAGCTTTTTTCACGGCAAAAAGAAGCGTTTGAAGTAGGCGAGAGATGCGCAGGTCTGTCGAGGAGCTTTGAGAGCAAAACCAGGAAGAAAAGTATCGTTCCCTTTGAAAATGTGAACATAGGAATTGCCTGGTTGAAGTGAAAAACTTGAAACACTCCTGCTCGCTGTCctcgacacacagagactcCCGAATGCATTTTAACCATCcactttttctgtctctcaccAGTACCACGCAAACTTGTTTTCATTCGCAGAAACGAACAAACATACACACGTACGTGAATTCTCTTCTAAAGGTGATGTCTCCTCAAAAACAATGGCGGCGAATGTTTCAAGGCTCAGTTGTGACTGCGTCGAAGGCTCCCTGTCGGCAGATGCTTGAGAGGGAAATATTTTTTGAGTGTCTTTGCGTCTCGCTCTGTGTGCACATCGCCTCGCCGCGTCTGCGGCTGTCGACTCGGAGGCACTTtgcgcctttttctccggagcaaagagaaagaaaggatcGGGCTCGACTCTTGACACGTTCCGAGAAGAACTGGCGTCCTCGAAAGCGAAGCGCGAACCACCGACAAAAATCCCCGAAATGGCGACTCGAGCCcggctgtctcgacaccctCACCCTCTCCTCTGCTCAGGAACGTCAGCTGTGCATCGCCGCAGAGCTGCAGACGCGCCTGCGCCAATTCACTTGGACGCGAATTCTATGGATGTGTGAGTAGGCATTGATGCTTTTCGCTCTCCATTGAAGGATTCAGTTTGCCCGTCTTGTgttgcagaagagaagcctACACTCGCGCCGTCAGGTTTCCTTGCCACCCCACATTTCCCTCGCggacagccgagagagagaaaaaactgtcCAGGACGACATGCAGATGCTTCGAATTCGCGCCCCGCCAGGCGAAGAGCTTGGCGCTCTCGGCAGAGgacgtttttcttcagtacgtgtggcagagagaaggtggaATTGCACTTCTTCGGATTCGAGGAGCGGAAAGGTCGAAAGGGAAGGACTCGCTcgaggcgaggagcgaggaGCGACGAGCGCTCCCACTTGCAACAGCACAATCGATACATGCATATCTCTCGACGAAAAGATGCAAATTGTCTTTTGTcctgagaaaacagagactctCTGGAAAACCTCAGACttgtttctccgtctccttccacTTTGCTGTGaagttctttctcttctacGGCGAATCTCTGCGAACAGGATTCGCCTTGCGCGAAAAAACATAGACACGCTGCTTTCTGCCTCCGTGGCTcctctgaaaaaaacgggcatcttctcttccgttccacttcttctccatttcgcctctgtttcctcccttGATCTTTGTCTTCCATTCTCTCTCGGTGTCGccccgtttttctctcttcccttctctcgccccctctctttcgctccgtttccctccttctttttcgctggcGTCGAGCCGTTGATGTTGCATTTTCCAAGCTCGAGACGACTTATTCTTTCTTCCCCGAAACCGCGGTCGAGCGTGCAGAGCCCGCGACGGACGGAGTCGCGCCGTTTCAAACGGCACCTTGCGATCCCCCGTACAGAATCGGTAGTCTGAGAGATCGAGTTCTCTCTGGTGTTCACTTGAAACTTTACCTGTTTTCATCGGGTAATCTACATGCACACAagcacatacatacatacatacatatacatacatatatacaaatatatacaactatatatatatatatgtgcatgtttATACAGCGCGGCTGAACTACTTTCAAGATGCGAATTAAACTGCGTTTCTGCTCCCACTTTCTCCctgggagagaagcggcgggTGCGCATGCCCCTCACCCGCTTGGCCTGGTGTGTGCCTCGTGTCAAGGAACAGGTTCAAATGAGTGCGagcctgtgcatgcaggggaCGCATGTCAAGCCCCTCCAGGGTCCTCCACTGCCCCCCGGTCGATCCGATCCTCCTCGTCTGGGaactcttcctcctctccctcctcaacctttgcttcttcctcgtcctctgcgtgcttgtgttcttctctccagtctctgcagagaagtgGATGCGTCTCTGGAATCTCCTTTGCAGTCTTTGAGGACAGCTGTGTGTTTGTGGATCGTCGCAGCGTACGGACGATTGGCCAGCTGAAAGCAGCGCTTCTCGCTGACCTCGCTCAGGGCCGCTTTCCAAAGACTCCctcgtgtcttctcgctctttctgcGTGTGAAGACAGCCGAAATGTCAACGCCTCCTGCTTCGCAGCGAGTTCTCGAGCCGCAGAGGTCGCGCTCGGCAAGCCTGTCGACCTCATGCTGCGCCTCGAAAACTTCCTCCTTCCCGACAACCAGCCCATCGACCTCCTGGACAAAGACGACGTCGTGACggtgtgtctgtacactccaGTGCCTGCACAGACAGCTGAGTCGCCGGGCCTTCTCCGCGGCTCTGCTGAGGCCCAGAGACACTCGCTGCTGCCCGCAACAGCCGCGGGCGCAAGAAAACGCGAGCGGTCTTCAGCGCCAGACCCCCGAAGCTCGGGTGGACGTCCAGCCAACCACGTGAAGAAGGGATGCAAGGCGCTGAGTGCCGGCGACGCCCTGGACGAGAAAAGCAGCGAGGAGGACagcagcgaggaggagagcagcgaagaggagagcagcgaagaggagagcagcgaagaatCCGAAGAGGAAGTTCCCCGAAAACCTTttcagaggagaggaaagctCCAGCGTATGCCGTCGACGCCTGGGAGGCCCTCGAAGGCTGCAGCGCGAGAGGCCAGCGGGAGAGGCCCTgcctcgggtgtatgtacacctgggcCGAAGCGGGCCGCGGTGGCGGCCCTCTCCAGCGACGAGAGTtccacctcttcttcgtcttcttctgacGAGGAAGCGCCGGGCTCTGCAGCCCCGACGAGTTGCTGGAAGAGGGATCCTTTGTCccctgcagagaagcgaaagctGAACGCGGCTCCCCGAGTACTGCACGatccgaagaagacgcgggaCGACGGCGGGAGTCGAAAGCCAGCAACGCCCCTCCCCGCTGGCCAGGCGCGCCAGACGCCGAGTCAAGCCAGCGGGACCGCGGCAGGCTCTGCAGGGCGCCGAGGCACGAGCAGCGAGGGAAAGCAGGAAAGGAAAACTGAGGTGTCTTCcagcgacagcgacgacAGCGCCGAGGCACCGAGGGCCGGTAAAGAGCTGCGCAGGCCCAATGTGGCGCGCATGCCCGCCGTCGTCGCGAAGGCCTTCGGCCTCGCTGCCGGGCGAGTCTCGGGTGTGCGTCAATCTGGCGCTGGCGAAGCAGTCGCGTCTGCAGATGCGCGTCAGGActcgcgctgcatgcagccgagGAACGGCGGCCGCAGTCAGAGGCATCCCCAGCAGATAGACGTGGACGCGCACCCGGCGCGGGCCTCGCCCcagacacaggagacgccgatggaggcggcagaagaggcaggaaaaccagaggagacaggagagacaggcgggTCATGGACGGCGCCTCCCGCTCCCGAGGCACTTATCCCTTGGCCGTCTGCCTCTTTGGAGAAGGTGAAAATCCACCAGTGGCTTCAAGTGTGCTTCCTCACCCTGCAGGGCTTCCTGCCAACTCTGAGCAGCGAGCGCCTCGTTCgcgtcgaagaaaaagacctGGCGACTGGCCGCGTGCGTCTCTGGGAGCACCGGGCCCCGAACGACCGCCCCCCAGCCTCGGGTGGATGTACATCCCAGGCCAGGCGGCGAGGCACAGGCTCCTGGCGGGACTGGTCGAGTCTGACGGAAATCAAAGCGACTCCGGAagtggtgcatgcagacgccgAAGGCCTGGATAGCAGCCAGACGGCGTCGGCGGGTGCGGCCTCTCTCGGCAACGTTTCGCAACTTGAGACCgtcgacggagagaacgGTGGAGCCAGCGGCGCAGCATTCAAGTATCAACCGAAGAGACTTCTCGCCCTGCAACAGCAGACCGTCCCTGAGGCGATAAGCGGAAACGCTTTGCCTTCCGAGTCGCCTCTGCGCTTCACATCCCAGACCGCCCCcccagaaaacgaaagcCACTCAaattcttctccctcttcttctcccgcctccactgcagcttcctcttcttctccgtcttcggctggctctccctcctcctcctctgctttgGCGTTGAGTGCTTCTGCAGGTGTGGAGACCGATGCTGCGCTGAAAGGAAGGTCCTCGAGTCGTtcggagaagacaagagagactgCCTGGGaggcctttcttctttcaggACTCGAGGTGGTTGTCAGCGAGGACGGCTCGGACTTGCTGGTGCGGCATTTCGCGGCGGCGGGGGCGTTTCATCTGCCGCTGCCTCGGGATTTGCtggacgcatgcaagcagCACATGCAGAAGCCACGAGCAACCTCCCGGGCGAAGAAGGCCCTTCAGGGCGGAACGCGGAACTCGACAGCAAGTCCCTCGGtcggcgacagagagggagaaactgCGCGGAACGGGGATGTTCTGCTTCACCTCGTTTCTCCCCGAACGTCGTCGACGACGGCCGCCGACtgcaacgcagagacagcagagactgttgaggaagaaaaggcacaAGGCGACTTCGGAggcgacgagaaaagagacgaaccGCATGCGCTGGTCGTGGACCTCGACGccgtcgatgcatgcgtgaaGACGAGCGCGCTGAAAATTCTCCGAGAGAAACTCGAGCAAAGCCGGAAGGCTCTCAGAAGACAACTCGACTTTTACTTTTCACCAAGCAACTGGAGCAAAGACACACACTTGCGCTCCGTCGTCCAGCCTCTCCCAGCGGAGGTCGCAAACGTCgtgcagcagcagagactgAACACAAATCGAAAAACACCGTCCGACTCTTCGCCGACTGCCGATTCGTCTTCCGACTCGTCATCCGCTTCTTCGGACGTCTTGGTGGGGGTTCCGCTGCGCGAGGTGGCGGCGTTTCCTCGCGTTCAGGCGTTGACGGCGGACGAGGAATTCATTGcagagtgcatgcgttgtggGGGAGGCTTGCAattcgtgcatgcagagaaggacgcgcATGGCGACTGGTGGCTGATTCGCAcggcgaaggcagaggcgagcGATTTAGCTGCCAATGCcggaaaagacaagaaaggcaACCCAGAGCCGAGACGCTCGCGGAGCGGTGGCAGGTGGGGGGGTCTGTCGGGGGTCGTCGCGAGACCTTGAAGCTCGAGAAAGTTCAGAACCTCATGTGAGCAAGCATCGAGACAGACAAAAAGCCTTCTCAACTGTCTCGTGTCTACTTAGCTCACTCCGTCGATGATTGCTGAGCAGATCTCTGGTTCCGCTAGGGCATTTGTGTTCTTTGAGGAGCACGCGAAGGAGGGAAGCATGCAAAGCAGAGATCGAGTGCATTCAATGTATGCGCTGTCACGaaagtcttcttcgtcgcaaGAACGAGGATACTGAATGCGTACGCATACGTggacacatgcacatgtattCGTCCTCATccgtatacatacatatattcatatacatatatcaatatatatatatatatatatatacatgcatgtaagCCGTACTACTCTgtatttctttctctgcatttctctgtctctttctgcatatatatatatatatatatatgggcaTGTCTGCCTAATACAAATTtatgtctctgtctttttctacgtttatgtatacatgcatatccGTCTAGtaaacatgcatatatatatatatatatatctaatatatatgtttgtatgtttCTGTCTGAATATTTATAATtgtataaatacatatatatatatatatatatatgcatgtatcgGGGAACGCGCGAGTTGAGGGTGTTGTACGTTTTTCGGGTGTATTTTTGGTGTGATAGTCTCAGGCGCAAGAGTCTGTTGGAAGCGCGCAAGACGATTTTTGTGAAAACGAGAAACTGGAATGAGTCATGGTGTTCTGCTGAATCGAGTGGCTCGGCAGACGACAAAGGAAACTTTGCTTCCCTTTAGAGTGTCGTCACTTCACTCTTCTCCGCGAGAGTCACTTTGGAAACGAGTGGAAAGGCTCCAGGAGGCAAACGCGATCTGCGTTCGCATGCAGGGAGGCCAAAGACGCGCGAGTGTTGGCAGCAgctgagaggaaggaaaccgaggaagcaagaggaaatgagagagagagagagagagcataagagagagactgggggagagacagaaagtgaaagagagaggacgcgaggCTCGAGCCGCAAGTACGAACgagacacagcgagagaatgggagagcaagagagacgagaggtaGACAGAGGACGCGCGAAAATAGTGCACAGAGAGACCCCAAACACAGAGAGCCCCCGAAAgggaaagcgaaggagaaagactgAAAAGACGCGATGGGAAGGAACACTGCGCAGGCCGGAACGATGCCCTATATCTGCAGGGTCCGGGGGAGGAAAGCAGATGTTTCTCCTGTCAGCTGCTGGGGAGGTTTCTCGagcgaacgcatgcaggggaTTTCAGACGCAGTCCATAGTTCAGAAGCTTCGAATTGCATGCATCCCGACAACACACCCGCGTGCATGAGCAGCAGCAAAGACGAATTTCGAGTTTGGAGTCACTCGAAAAACGGACTCTGAACATTTGGAGacttcctcgcgtttctgagagacagaacatGCATTTCTAGAGAGGCACAAGAcacgagcagagacagtggaagTAAAGAAGCAACATCCGCCAGGACGCGTGGTGTGCTCGCTCGTCTCTggagctctgcatgcgcaacaCCGCGGCCGCGCGCTTccacgttttctctctctccctcaaACGCTTCGGTTCGCCTGCCTTCCGCGCGCGCCAATGCATGCAAGTGCCTCACGTCGCTGCGAagcgaggacgcgagaggagagagtcgtCGCGGTGGTGGGGGTGGACTCGCGAGAAGGTCCTTcgcagggaggagaaggaacctCGACGCCGTGCGTCGGAGATCTACGTTCCGAGCTGCCTCTTGCGAACAGGCTTCTTGCTGCTGATTCGACGAGACCGGTCTTTCTGCACGCGGCGCAGATACGCAGCAGTTGCGCCGCCTGTGGGTGGAAGCTCGACCAAGCCCCGACGCTGCAGAGACGTCAACTGCGCAGACAAGGCGCCGCCGCGTAAAGCCTGAACGCGAGAACTCGGAACGCAAACGAAACCGAAGGTGGAGGAAAGGGAAAGCGAATGAGGTGTGGAGGGAGGGGAGGGAGGCggaaaagcggagaaggaacaaggtcgagacagacgaggccGAAGCATCGCAGGAGcaacaagagagaacaaggcgaTTCCAATTCGACAGCCACTTACTTTCATGGTCCTCAAACTACCGCCAGAGAGATCGTCGGGCAGGGCAACAGCGGGCGGAGGTTCCACGAAGCGAttctgaaaagaaaaacaagaatgCGCAGCCGCCAATCGTTCGACTGTTTCTTACCTGGGCTCCGCGCTTGAACAGACACACCTACACACTTGTCGGTTTACTGGATTGCAGAGCAATTGATCGATGCAAATATCATGCAAAGACCTCGGGGTCCCTTCGTTTCTGGCCTGGGAAGCGCAGCTGTCCACGATTCGTTTTCGTCGCAGCTTCCGAAAAGAAAATGCCCCCGAAAGTCGCCTCTCAGTATCTTCGCGCGCTCAACTGCTTTTGACCGTACGCGGCGGTCACATCGTGCACTCGCGGTTCGATGCTCACGTGCAACTGGAATTGCGCACAAACGCTTACTTTAGGAAGATTCCAGTAGGCTTACATATAGATCATATGTCTCTGTTAACAACCCAACTGCGGATATCTTTCTaccagatatatatatatatatatatgtagatgtagatgtagatgtatatatatgtttatatataaTTATGTATTTATTTGATTGCGTCAAGAAGCGCGGACACGACCACATATGTAGTGTCTTGGAGAATGCATGAAAGCGACCCGTAgaagctgcttctcctttgaGAAGTCCTTCTCGCCTAGTTCGCTGCATGGGCACAATCGTACCGAACAGGGTCATGTACGCCATTCGGAAACACACAGCAGACGTCAACGGAATGGCATTGTCAGCGGACGCCtgcaaagcagagacagagaaaaagcgccTCAActcaagagaagaagaaacgaaggctcACTCGACCGATTCGGAGTTTCACGCGACCCTGCTTTGCGGCCTCAATCTTCGCCTTCAGACGCTCCTctctggaaagaaaaggaaacaggaggagaagaaaggggcGTTTTGAAACGAAGTTTTGAAACgaccgaagagagagaaaaaagagcaggTTGCACACCCACATGCAGGCATTCAAGCGTTTTGGGTTCACGACTGCGTACTTGTCTTTCTGCGCCTCCTGacggtcttcttcgtcttcgtcgcacTCCCTCAAAAGATCGTCCAGACGCGCCAAGGCCGCGCGACGTTCTCGCGACGAAAgcttcgctgctctctgaACACAGAAGGAGCATGCCACGACACAGCCTCTAAACAGAAATTCTCAAACTCAAGTCTACAAACCTCTCCCGAAACCACATCTtcttatgcatatatatatatatatatgtatatgtatgtatatagataaCCTCTACTCAAACATGTACactgtatgcatatatatgtacatttgcttctatacatacacatatatatttgtctGTAGATCACTGTGCAGACCCCCACGCAGAAAGGTGTAACTATAGATGTGGATAAATGCACATCTGCATGTTAAAGCGACGAAAGTCTGGAGATGCAGAGATCTCTGCATATCCACGCTATGCTGTTGCTGGTGGTATTGCATGCAGTCCGACAGAAATTAATGGTTTTTTATGTGTGCACTTCTGTACGCTGATGCAGGAACATTTTTGCCCCGGCGCCGAGGAGACTCTCGATCTTGATGGATTAGGGAGAAAGAATTTGACTCGGGCCTTTGCAGCTATATCAAGCAGTCCAAGGTATCGGGTCTATCGGGAGTTGCGTTTTCCAATTTACATCGAGAGCTTTCCTCGCGCTTAACAAGACTCTTCATTTGGTTTCACATGAGTCACACTCCACTCTCCGTTTCGTCGCCGACCTAGTTTTCGATAGCAATGCATCCAAAGACTCTCCACTCActcgccgctgctgctgcaggaaGCGAAGGTGACGATTCTTGTCGgcttgcgtcttcttcttctctcgccgcactgagaaaaaacaactcGTCAAACGCTTAAGTCTTCAGTTTCAAGCACATGCTGTTCTACATATGTATCTAGCCATACGGAGGGATCTGGTACGTATATCCACTATACGTAGATTCAGACATGCATTCACATAATCTAGACACTTGGACCACCACGTATGAATGTTTTTGTACATCCCTACCGATATCTCGATAACGAGCACAGCAGCTTGTAACGATGCGGAGGACAACGCTCGTTCAATAGCAAGTACAAAAACACAGACGCATCTCAACAATCTGTAGACACGTATGAATGCAGAAGTACACGGACGaatacagatatacatacacatatatatgtatatatgtatatatgtatatatatatatatatatatatagagagagagagagagagagagagatctaTGTACATAGATACGCATCTACAGACATGTAAATACCTACAAAAGGAAAACCGTATGGCCATACGCAGTTGTTTTCTCACCAGGTTGTCTGAAGAGGCTTGGATcatccgcttcttcctcgctgttctcttcttcgctatCGCCTGCGCTGTGTTGTACTTCCTCCTCAACTAGGCGCAAAGCTCCGTCCGCATCGAGGAGAaccttctcgcctccgtcgACCAGACGGTAGAGAAGCTaacacaaagaaaaacaaacaccCATACTACTTTCTGCACCGGTTCTTCCGAGGTGCTCCAACACCCACACAAGTACGCGCCATTCAccacgcatatatatatatatatatatacatataaaagtatgtacatatgtatatatgtatgcatatacatatatatatatatatatatggcatAATACAGGCATAAATACATAAACATGGTTCCGCCTGCATACGCTGAATTTGCGGCTCTAGTTAAAATGAGGAATGAAAATATACAGCACCACGAGATGAC
This genomic interval from Toxoplasma gondii ME49 chromosome VIIb, whole genome shotgun sequence contains the following:
- the UCHL3 gene encoding ubiquitin carboxyl-terminal hydrolase UCHL3 (encoded by transcript TGME49_263470~Gene product name based on ToxoDB Community Expert Annotation.), giving the protein MEGKSACKWLPLEADPLLFAQYVNELGGPVAAAVEHGGETEKRHEGHEALLSFEDVLALESWAAEMVAHPTVAVLLLFPITEATEKGRREQDKQTAGQSLNNVWFTKQTVGNACGTVALLHCLANLPREKFPLQPNRFLEHFLKETADLSPEQRAKVLETDRSLASAHKSFEQQGQSAVPPRESDVDTHFVAFVFHEGHLVELDGRRATPVDHGSVEGGATLEDAARNQRLLKMTLNVIQKEFVEKCPGELRFQVIAVGDAKAA
- a CDS encoding hypothetical protein (encoded by transcript TGME49_263460), giving the protein MQMLRIRAPPGEELGALGRGRFSSVRVAERRWNCTSSDSRSGKVEREGLARGEERGATSAPTCNSTIDTCISLDEKMQIVFCPEKTETLWKTSDLFLRLLPLCCEVLSLLRRISANRIRLARKNIDTLLSASVAPLKKTGIFSSVPLLLHFASVSSLDLCLPFSLGVAPFFSLPFSRPLSFAPFPSFFFAGVEPLMLHFPSSRRLILSSPKPRSSVQSPRRTESRRFKRHLAIPRTESVV
- a CDS encoding hypothetical protein (encoded by transcript TGME49_263450); translated protein: MRIKLRFCSHFLPGREAAGAHAPHPLGLVCASCQGTGSNECEPVHAGDACQAPPGSSTAPRSIRSSSSGNSSSSPSSTFASSSSSACLCSSLQSLQRSGCVSGISFAVFEDSCVFVDRRSVRTIGQLKAALLADLAQGRFPKTPSCLLALSACEDSRNVNASCFAASSRAAEVALGKPVDLMLRLENFLLPDNQPIDLLDKDDVVTVCLYTPVPAQTAESPGLLRGSAEAQRHSLLPATAAGARKRERSSAPDPRSSGGRPANHVKKGCKALSAGDALDEKSSEEDSSEEESSEEESSEEESSEESEEEVPRKPFQRRGKLQRMPSTPGRPSKAAAREASGRGPASGVCTPGPKRAAVAALSSDESSTSSSSSSDEEAPGSAAPTSCWKRDPLSPAEKRKLNAAPRVLHDPKKTRDDGGSRKPATPLPAGQARQTPSQASGTAAGSAGRRGTSSEGKQERKTEVSSSDSDDSAEAPRAGKELRRPNVARMPAVVAKAFGLAAGRVSGVRQSGAGEAVASADARQDSRCMQPRNGGRSQRHPQQIDVDAHPARASPQTQETPMEAAEEAGKPEETGETGGSWTAPPAPEALIPWPSASLEKVKIHQWLQVCFLTLQGFLPTLSSERLVRVEEKDLATGRVRLWEHRAPNDRPPASGGCTSQARRRGTGSWRDWSSLTEIKATPEVVHADAEGLDSSQTASAGAASLGNVSQLETVDGENGGASGAAFKYQPKRLLALQQQTVPEAISGNALPSESPLRFTSQTAPPENESHSNSSPSSSPASTAASSSSPSSAGSPSSSSALALSASAGVETDAALKGRSSSRSEKTRETAWEAFLLSGLEVVVSEDGSDLLVRHFAAAGAFHLPLPRDLLDACKQHMQKPRATSRAKKALQGGTRNSTASPSVGDREGETARNGDVLLHLVSPRTSSTTAADCNAETAETVEEEKAQGDFGGDEKRDEPHALVVDLDAVDACVKTSALKILREKLEQSRKALRRQLDFYFSPSNWSKDTHLRSVVQPLPAEVANVVQQQRLNTNRKTPSDSSPTADSSSDSSSASSDVLVGVPLREVAAFPRVQALTADEEFIAECMRCGGGLQFVHAEKDAHGDWWLIRTAKAEASDLAANAGKDKKGNPEPRRSRSGGRWGGLSGVVARP